In Perca fluviatilis chromosome 14, GENO_Pfluv_1.0, whole genome shotgun sequence, a genomic segment contains:
- the LOC120572215 gene encoding transmembrane protein 272-like — protein sequence MSNTRLIQHIRSPPQPPTPILACSKLFLCVMPIAQIAIGAIHLDDCPRQHYIPIYLIVVGVFGLLLALLSCLPCAQKSEDSAPNPLSQVCTAWNSLTSSFLFGWFIAGNVWIYSIYEPNYNKNTTNVDPYCDRTLYLFAFWTTTLVYILLGLFLVVGCCVLCCFCVCGRANPVNNV from the exons ATGTCAAACACCAGGCTTATTCAACACATCCGCAGCCCTCCTCAACCCCCAACACCGATACTAG CATGTTCAAAGTTGTTTTTATGTGTCATGCCCATTGCGCAGATTGCAATTG GTGCTATACATCTGGATGACTGTCCGCGGCAGCACTACATCCCCATCTATTTAATTGTGGTGGGAGTCTTTGGCCTGTTGCTGGCGTTGCTCTCCTGCCTGCCCTGCGCTCAAAAGTCCGAAGACAGCGCCCCCAACCCGCTCAGTCAAGTCTGCACGGCCTGGAACTCGTTGACATCTTCCTTTCTCTTTGGCTGGTTTATTGCTG GTAATGTGTGGATATACTCTATTTATGAGCCTAACTACAACAAGAATACAACCAATGTGGATCCCTACTGCGACCGGACACTCTACCTGTTTGCCTTCTGGACCACCACCTTGGTCTACATCCTCCTGGGTCTGTTCCTGGTGGTCGGCTGCTGTGTCCTCTGCTGCTTCTGCGTGTGTGGCCGAGCCAACCCAGTCAACAATGTCTAG
- the pcolceb gene encoding procollagen C-endopeptidase enhancer b — protein MEDRVWTVCFLVILTLGWTDAQSHNFTRPIFHCGGHLVTDTGIVASEGFPSYYKPNSKCTWYITVPEGHVVMLSFRLFDMEADPTCRYDYLDVYNGHTRLVQKLGRFCGTFRPGALISTSNTMMLDMVSDDATGGRGFLASFSAGKPHVEENQFCGGRLTKSQGSVKTPNWPNSNYPAGISCSWHISVEPSNVIEVKFVKLDLEADMYCRYDYVALFNGGERDNSRRIGKFCGDRSPGTIVTNGNELLVQFISDLSVTSDGFMAHYSSVPRGSRMPTVGGDFIFRPETTSSTPQRTVVKPNKPTKPTPKPRPGLQPKPTPKPTKKPLVKIPLKPPPRKPIVKPAVKPTAKPKPAKPTPKAPVKKPASKPGTTPTSKPKIIKPALKPFLKPKPTRKPALKTKPTLKPGVKPVKPTSKSGVKPTAKPKIKPKVTPKPGVSKTVTKKPFVSKKPLPLNPLCIKACKRTGTLQSSFCPHDFVITGKVTSVTTGPRGSATVEVYIIKAYKAGQLNITKSGPIMLVTLTSTCKRCPGLLKGRNYVLMGNVDAQGNGLLSPSSFTLLYKPIHAKALANLSRKSC, from the exons ATGGAGGACAGGGTGTGGACTGTGTGCTTTCTTGTCATTCTGACACTGGGATGGACTGACGCTCAGAGTCACAACTTCACCAG GCCCATCTTCCACTGTGGAGGCCACCTGGTCACAGACACAGGCATCGTGGCCAGTGAAGGATTCCCCAGTTACTACAAACCCAACAGTAAATGCACCTGGTACATCACT GTCCCAGAGGGCCACGTGGTCATGCTGTCTTTCCGCCTCTTCGACATGGAGGCTGACCCCACCTGTCGGTACGACTACCTGGACGTCTACAATGGTCACACCCGCTTGGTGCAGAAGCTGGGTCGTTTCTGTGGGACGTTCCGGCCTGGAGCCCTCATCTCCACCTCCAACACCATGATGTTAGACATGGTGTCAGACGATGCTACTGGAGGAAGAGGCTTTCTCGCTTCCTTTAGCGCAGGGAAGCCACATGTGGAAG AGAATCAGTTCTGTGGAGGACGTCTGACCAAATCGCAGGGATCTGTCAAGACGCCCAACTGGCCCAACTCTAATTACCCAGCAGGCATCAGCTGCTCCTGGCACATCTCTGTAGAACCAAGCAAT GTGATCGAGGTGAAGTTTGTGAAGCTGGACTTGGAGGCTGACATGTACTGTCGCTACGACTACGTGGCATTGTTCAACGGGGGAGAGAGGGATAACTCGCGGCGGATTGGTAAATTCTGCGGAGATAGGTCACCAGG AACAATAGTGACAAACGGGAACGAGCTCCTTGTCCAGTTCATCTCTGACCTAAGCGTAACGTCAGATGGCTTCATGGCCCACTACTCCAGTGTGCCCCGCGGGTCTCGGATGCCCACCGTCGGGGGAGACTTCATCTTTCGACCTGAGACGACCTCCTCAACGCCACAAAGAACAGTCGTGAAGCCAAACAAACCCACCAAACCAACCCCCAAACCTAGGCCTGGCCTCCAGCCTAAACCCACcccaaaaccaacaaaaaagCCACTAGTGAAGATACCGCTGAAACCTCCACCACGCAAACCTATTGTCAAGCCTGCAGTCAAGCCCACGGCTAAACCCAAACCAGCTAAACCCACACCTAAAGCACCTGTGAAAAAGCCTGCCTCTAAACCTGGAACTACACCTACATCCAAACCTAAGATTATTAAGCCAGCGCTCAAACCATTCTTGAAGCCTAAACCCACACGTAAGCCTGCACTGAAGACCAAGCCCACCTTAAAACCTGGTGTCAAACCAGTAAAGCCAACCTCCAAGAGTGGAGTTAAACCAACAGCCAAACCCAAGATTAAGCCTAAGGTGACACCTAAACCTGGAGTTAGCAAAACAGTGACGAAGAAGCCTTTTGTGAGCAAGAAAC CTTTACCACTGAACCCACTGTGTATAAAAGCCTGTAAGAGGACAGGAACTCTCCAATCCAGCTTCTGCCCTCATGACTTTG TGATTACGGGTAAGGTTACATCTGTGACCACTGGTCCGAGGGGCTCAGCGACAGTTGAGGTATACATAATCAAGGCCTATAAGGCAGGACAACTGAACATCACCAAATCAGGGCCGATCATGTTGGTCACATTGACCTCCACCTGCAAGAGATGCCCTGGGCTACTCAAAG GCCGGAACTACGTGTTGATGGGAAATGTCGACGCACAGGGCAACGGCCTTCTCAGCCCCTCCAGCTTCACTCTCCTCTATAAGCCCATCCACGCCAAAGCACTGGCCAACCTCTCACGCAAATCATGCTAA